The genomic region AGCAAAGGATTTAACGTAACATCGGTCTACGTGGCTGGGCTAAACCAGCAGGGCAAACCAGTAAAGTTTAAACACTTCAAGCCATACTTAGTACTCTTATCGCCCTTCGTCGATAGGCAAGGCAACGTTATAATTCAAAAAGTTGGCAATGACACCTACATTCTCGGAATAGCCTATATCGTCTATCAATGGATAGGCTAGAGTCGGACAATGCAACTAGGTAAGTCCTATGTGTCCTTTCCCTTTTTAGGGCATCTCTAAGAAACACACCTAACTCTATGGTGATATAGGCGCGGCGACGACCTAGTTCTAGCTAAGAAAGGGGTTAAGCATGCTGTTCCGCGCAAAGAGGAGGAGACAGGCTAGTCCTAGGATACGGCTTCTAGAGCTAGCCGTTGCTACACGCTATGCCGTATCGAGACTAAGCTTGCTTGCATCGAGGCTCCGTAATACCTATGAAAGGACGAAAGATGAAGCACTAAAACCTATGTTACAGAAGATTCTCTACTTACAAGCCGTTCTCGAAATAGCATCAATAAGGCTCGAGACACTTGCTGATATAGGACTCATCGCATCAGAGGACTTATCGGTACTTAAGCGGGTTGTGACCGATCTCCGAAATACAGAAGGACTTGTCATGCCGGCCATATCAAGCATGTTAACAGATCTTGATAACATGATATCCCAAATAGCATCCGCAAGCGGCATAGAGCTTACTCCAAGCAGTCCAGTAGTCGAAGAGCATGCAAGAAAAATTCTCCAAGAAGCACAAATAGTTGCTGAAGAGCGATTAAAGGAATATTTCCCCTCCTAGTACCTAATCCATATGTCATATATAAGCCGAGTTTAGATATCCTCAACCTTGTATTATAGTTGTAGGGAAGCATACCCCTGCTCTTCGTTTAAAACTCAAAGCGTGTTAGAGTAAATAAAACACTGGGTGCAAATAGTCATAATGAGCCTAGAAGAAACCGTTAGAGAGAAAATACTTAGACTACTCATAGAGGCCAAGCGCCCCCTTACTGCAAGAGAAATCGCTGAAATGGTTGGACTTGACCCTTATAGGGGGGAAGCTGAGGTTTACGAGCACCTAAAGCATATTGCAAAGACTCTTCGCAGAAGATATGGTGGACGGGCTGTTCTCTACATGATTCCCCCACGGTGTAAAGACTGCGGGTATGTCTTCAAAGACCTAAAGGAGCCTCGCAAGCCGAGTCGTTGTCCTCGCTGCAAGAGCCAAAGAATAGAGCCGCCAAAATTCTATATAGAGACCGAGTAGCCGCAAAAGTATGGTGAAGTAGTTGAAGACAATAATAGTGTTGTTTAAAGACAGCAACACGGTAAGGATCAAGTACTACGACGATGATGGGCGCCTTGCCGAGGAAAAGGAGCTTAACAATATCAAGCTCGTATCATTACAGAGGCCTGCCCTAGCACCAACTGGACTCATTAAGGGGGTCAACGTGTATGTAATTGACGGTAAACCGGAGATTGAGGTTAGAGGCGCCGCGCTCCTCGTAAAGTAGTTCTACAGATTCCCCGACCATTGTTATTCCGACAATGGCGTGGAGGACGACATAAAATGTTAGAGGCACGGATT from Pyrofollis japonicus harbors:
- a CDS encoding transcriptional regulator, whose amino-acid sequence is MSLEETVREKILRLLIEAKRPLTAREIAEMVGLDPYRGEAEVYEHLKHIAKTLRRRYGGRAVLYMIPPRCKDCGYVFKDLKEPRKPSRCPRCKSQRIEPPKFYIETE